From a region of the Candidatus Brocadia sp. genome:
- a CDS encoding ABC transporter permease yields MRIPFLYSFRNLLTRRLTTTLTASGMALVVFVFASILMLAEGLRKTLVNTGSYDNVVVIRKAAASEVQSGIDRQQASIVETQTEVAFGAEGRRLLAKELVVLINLPKRGSNKPSNVVIRGISESSLSLRPQVRLAEGRMPRTGSSEIIAGQSIAKRFKGGGIGETLRFGMRDWTVVGVLDAGNTGFNSEIWGDVDQLMQAFRRPVYSSVLFRLRDSSEFVKFKTRTESDPRLTVEAKREVTYYEDQSKMMAKFLRIMGLSLTIIFSLGAIIGAMVTMYSAVANRTKEIGTLRALGFQRRNIVGAFLMESLMIGWLGGCAGLFCASFMQLLTISTMNFQTFSELAFTFSLTFGIIYKSLLFSLIMGFLGGVLPAFRSARMNIVDALRAS; encoded by the coding sequence GTGAGGATACCGTTTTTATACAGTTTTCGCAATCTCCTGACGCGCCGGCTGACCACGACACTTACGGCGTCCGGCATGGCGCTGGTGGTATTCGTATTTGCATCGATCTTAATGCTTGCCGAGGGATTGCGGAAAACTCTGGTAAATACCGGTTCCTATGACAACGTGGTGGTAATCCGCAAGGCTGCCGCCTCTGAAGTGCAGAGTGGCATTGACCGGCAGCAGGCATCGATCGTAGAGACCCAGACAGAGGTTGCTTTCGGGGCAGAGGGCAGACGGTTGCTGGCAAAAGAACTGGTGGTGCTGATCAATCTTCCAAAACGGGGAAGCAATAAACCGTCAAATGTGGTTATCAGGGGAATCTCGGAAAGCTCTCTCTCGTTGCGTCCCCAGGTAAGGCTTGCTGAGGGTCGCATGCCCCGGACGGGATCATCCGAGATCATTGCAGGGCAAAGCATCGCAAAAAGATTTAAAGGCGGAGGCATCGGCGAGACGCTCCGTTTTGGCATGAGGGACTGGACGGTCGTGGGGGTGCTTGATGCGGGGAATACCGGTTTTAATTCTGAGATATGGGGGGATGTGGATCAGCTCATGCAGGCATTCCGCCGTCCGGTGTATTCGTCAGTCCTCTTTCGGTTACGGGATTCTTCTGAGTTTGTAAAATTCAAGACGCGCACGGAAAGCGATCCGCGACTGACCGTTGAGGCAAAACGGGAGGTCACCTACTACGAGGATCAATCGAAGATGATGGCAAAATTCCTGCGCATTATGGGATTGTCGCTCACGATCATCTTTTCGCTGGGTGCGATCATTGGCGCCATGGTTACCATGTATTCAGCAGTAGCAAACCGCACAAAGGAAATTGGAACACTCCGGGCGCTTGGCTTTCAGAGAAGGAATATCGTAGGCGCTTTTCTCATGGAGTCCCTGATGATCGGATGGTTGGGCGGCTGTGCAGGACTGTTTTGTGCGTCATTCATGCAGCTCCTTACCATCTCCACCATGAATTTTCAGACCTTTTCCGAACTCGCCTTCACCTTTTCCCTTACCTTTGGCATCATCTATAAATCCCTTCTGTTTTCGCTGATCATGGGCTTTCTCGGCGGCGTGCTGCCTGCATTCAGATCGGCACGCATGAATATTGTGGATGCCCTTCGGGCAAGTTGA
- a CDS encoding ABC transporter ATP-binding protein, which produces MKDKPPLVEIKNLNKSYRRGNQVVPVLENITFDIAEGEFLALMGPSGSGKSTLLNLIAGIDKSDSGIITVGGVDIAALSETELAQWRAANVGFIFQFYNLIPVLTAFGNVELPLLLTRLSRKERREHAEAALQMVNLSDRLHHYPSQLSGGQQQRVAIARAIVTDPTILVADEPTGDLDRVSANEILELIGRLNTELGKTIIMVTHDPHAAEKAHLIKHLEKGIFNASLQDHL; this is translated from the coding sequence ATGAAAGATAAGCCGCCTCTTGTTGAAATAAAGAATCTGAACAAATCTTACCGCAGGGGCAATCAGGTGGTGCCGGTATTGGAAAACATTACCTTCGATATTGCGGAAGGTGAGTTTCTGGCGTTGATGGGTCCTTCGGGTTCCGGAAAGAGCACCTTGTTAAACCTGATTGCCGGTATTGACAAGTCGGACAGCGGCATTATTACCGTGGGAGGCGTCGATATTGCCGCGCTATCAGAAACGGAACTCGCTCAATGGCGCGCCGCCAACGTGGGATTTATCTTCCAGTTTTATAACTTAATTCCGGTTCTCACCGCCTTTGGGAATGTTGAATTGCCCTTGCTTCTGACCCGACTTTCCCGAAAGGAACGGAGAGAGCATGCGGAAGCAGCGCTTCAGATGGTCAACCTTTCCGACCGGTTGCATCACTACCCCAGCCAGCTTTCCGGTGGACAGCAACAGCGGGTAGCCATAGCCCGCGCTATTGTTACTGACCCGACCATATTGGTGGCGGATGAACCAACGGGCGATCTCGACCGGGTTTCGGCAAACGAGATATTGGAACTCATAGGTCGCCTCAATACCGAGCTCGGCAAGACCATTATCATGGTTACCCATGATCCCCATGCGGCAGAGAAGGCCCATTTGATAAAGCATCTGGAAAAAGGCATCTTCAATGCATCTCTTCAGGATCATCTTTAA
- a CDS encoding multidrug efflux SMR transporter, with product MVLAILLEVSGTMCLKLSQGFTKIVPSVLLFIFYGFSFTALSLALRKVDVSVAYAVWSGLGTILIATVGIVWFREPLNALKIISIVLIVLGMIGLRLSGGMQ from the coding sequence ATGGTCTTGGCAATACTTTTAGAAGTCTCAGGCACGATGTGCCTGAAATTGTCCCAGGGTTTCACGAAAATAGTGCCGTCGGTATTGCTCTTTATCTTCTATGGATTCAGCTTTACTGCGCTCTCTCTCGCCCTCAGAAAGGTGGATGTAAGCGTTGCCTACGCAGTATGGTCGGGACTGGGGACAATCCTTATCGCAACGGTGGGTATTGTATGGTTTAGGGAGCCCTTAAACGCTCTAAAGATAATTTCAATCGTGCTGATTGTACTTGGCATGATCGGGTTGCGTCTAAGCGGCGGAATGCAGTAA
- a CDS encoding FtsX-like permease family protein, producing the protein MHLFRIIFKNTFRHKLRASLTILGVTVVILAFGLLRTVVSAWYAGVEASSASRLVTRNSISLVFSLPISYKEKIRQIPGVKIVSYGNWFGGIYIDEKNFFANFAVEPKSYLELYPEYLLLPDQMAAFLRDRRAAIAGEKLAIKYGWELGDAITLKGTIFPGNWEFILRGIYRGRDKSTDETQFFFHWNYLNEMMKISAPRRADQTGFYLIGVDNPDLAEEVSVAVDHTFKNSLAETLTETEKAFQMSFVSMSEAIVVAIQLVSFVVIIIIMAVLANTMAMTARERIGEYAILKTLGFGARYLAALIFGESLFISLIGCTIGIACTFPIAKIFGAVMGTFFPVFHVATKTICLDIAASLLVGLVAAIIPTWRAIEIRIADGLRRMG; encoded by the coding sequence ATGCATCTCTTCAGGATCATCTTTAAAAATACCTTTCGCCACAAACTTCGCGCATCACTCACGATTCTCGGCGTTACCGTGGTCATTCTTGCCTTTGGCCTTTTGAGAACCGTAGTGAGCGCCTGGTATGCGGGGGTAGAGGCTTCTTCAGCGAGCCGCCTGGTGACCAGAAATTCCATATCGCTGGTTTTTTCACTTCCGATTTCTTATAAGGAAAAGATACGGCAGATACCGGGAGTAAAGATTGTTTCGTACGGAAACTGGTTTGGCGGCATCTATATCGATGAGAAAAACTTTTTTGCCAACTTCGCGGTGGAGCCGAAAAGCTACCTGGAATTATATCCTGAATACCTGCTTTTGCCGGATCAGATGGCTGCTTTTCTGCGGGACCGGAGGGCAGCCATCGCCGGAGAGAAGTTGGCAATAAAATATGGCTGGGAGCTGGGCGATGCCATTACCCTGAAGGGAACCATTTTCCCGGGCAACTGGGAGTTTATCCTGCGCGGAATCTATCGGGGCAGAGACAAAAGCACCGACGAAACACAGTTTTTTTTCCATTGGAACTATCTGAATGAAATGATGAAAATATCTGCTCCCCGTCGGGCAGATCAAACCGGTTTTTATCTCATCGGGGTGGACAACCCTGACCTTGCTGAGGAAGTCTCCGTGGCGGTTGACCATACCTTTAAAAATTCCCTCGCGGAAACCCTGACCGAGACCGAAAAGGCATTCCAAATGAGTTTTGTTTCCATGAGTGAAGCGATTGTTGTCGCCATACAGTTGGTCTCCTTTGTGGTAATTATCATAATCATGGCGGTGCTGGCCAACACCATGGCAATGACTGCCCGCGAACGAATCGGAGAATATGCAATATTGAAAACGCTGGGGTTTGGGGCCCGGTATCTTGCGGCATTGATATTCGGTGAATCCCTGTTTATCTCCCTCATCGGCTGCACCATTGGTATCGCCTGCACCTTCCCGATAGCAAAAATCTTTGGCGCCGTCATGGGGACATTCTTTCCGGTGTTTCATGTGGCAACGAAGACCATCTGCCTGGATATTGCCGCATCTCTCCTGGTTGGCCTGGTTGCGGCAATTATCCCAACCTGGCGCGCAATAGAAATCCGGATTGCTGACGGCCTGAGAAGGATGGGATAA
- a CDS encoding flippase-like domain-containing protein codes for MKLSKKNILFIFSILISIVCTWLFIRNIEWGLLKSALLDANYWFIIPTIILTLLVYVVRAIRWRGLLSHIKLISVLNLLSVTCIGFMANNVLPARVGEVLRPFILTKKENIKFSTSFATVIMERIFDMLGLILFTVVVIALLPHPSAPQPNTLASVSANQVGVVNESILPSLKKWTEVFAALGVITLASLFSVVMKPDFFRQLLSKFCFFLPHTLKDRILGMYESFVYGLKILEDKTQAGWAMALSIFIWILGGAEIYLLGFSFHMHLPFVAACLVAVCLALAVALPQAPGYIGVFHIAVLKSLHLFGIETTAAQSYAIVLWAISILPSTIMGFLFLWREGIAFREVVKLEGEIIEGKLEEMEGVTREIR; via the coding sequence ATGAAACTTAGCAAAAAGAACATCCTGTTTATCTTCAGTATTCTAATCAGCATTGTCTGCACATGGTTATTTATCAGAAATATCGAATGGGGACTTCTGAAAAGCGCCTTGCTGGATGCGAACTACTGGTTCATCATCCCAACGATCATTTTAACGCTGCTGGTGTACGTCGTGAGGGCGATCCGTTGGCGCGGATTGCTGTCGCATATCAAACTCATTTCGGTGCTCAATTTGTTGTCGGTTACCTGCATCGGTTTTATGGCGAACAACGTTCTCCCCGCGCGGGTGGGAGAAGTTTTAAGGCCGTTTATCCTGACGAAAAAAGAGAATATAAAATTTTCAACCTCCTTCGCCACGGTGATTATGGAGCGGATTTTTGACATGCTGGGGCTCATCTTGTTTACCGTGGTTGTCATTGCCTTGCTTCCGCACCCCTCTGCGCCACAGCCTAACACACTTGCAAGCGTTTCCGCAAATCAGGTGGGTGTTGTAAATGAATCAATACTTCCCTCCCTGAAAAAATGGACCGAAGTATTCGCAGCGTTAGGGGTCATCACCCTTGCCTCGCTTTTTTCCGTTGTTATGAAACCCGATTTTTTCAGGCAATTACTCTCAAAGTTTTGCTTCTTTCTTCCGCATACCCTGAAAGACAGGATTTTGGGCATGTACGAATCTTTTGTTTACGGCCTGAAAATTCTGGAAGACAAGACGCAGGCAGGATGGGCCATGGCGCTTTCAATCTTCATCTGGATCCTCGGAGGGGCGGAAATCTATCTCCTTGGTTTTTCCTTCCACATGCATCTCCCCTTTGTTGCGGCGTGTCTCGTCGCTGTGTGTCTTGCGCTGGCAGTTGCCCTGCCCCAGGCTCCCGGCTATATCGGTGTCTTCCATATCGCCGTGCTGAAATCATTGCATCTCTTTGGAATAGAAACTACCGCTGCTCAGAGTTATGCCATTGTTTTATGGGCCATCAGCATACTTCCTTCTACGATCATGGGCTTTCTTTTCCTCTGGCGGGAAGGGATCGCCTTCCGTGAGGTGGTCAAACTGGAAGGAGAGATTATCGAAGGAAAGCTGGAAGAGATGGAAGGAGTAACGAGAGAAATTCGATAG
- the uvrA gene encoding excinuclease ABC subunit UvrA: protein MKKSIIARGIRVNNLKNIDIEIPHKKFVVITGVSGSGKSSLAFDTLFAEGQRRYVESFSAYARQFLEKMDKPDIDHIEGIPPAIAIQQKNPVKNRRSTVGTATEINDYLRLLFARIGETHCAGCNRHVQIDSISHIMETVLSLPEGTRFQVAFPINVSQKVSGQEQIDLLRERGLVRILADSAIVDITAATPDWDIRDAKAVYGIIDRLTVKDVIKERLADALETAYRFGSGHLSVFLNLQGASLHSEMQAQGNPLTIQGAPWVELKYSKQFLCSYCALEYPEPVPALFSFNNPIGACPNCQGFGFTIEIDMDSVIPDKEKTLNEGAIAPWNTPTYRSMYEALEKASAGHHIPLETPFRKLTKEQVTLIWEGAEDFCGIRGFFAWLEQRKYKMHVRVFLSKYRGYTVCPVCNGKRLKSQALNVTINQKNIADVCAMTIDDACQFFAGLQLTEYEKTIAHVLLQEIRKRLDYLIKVGLGYLTLDRMTRTLSGGEAQRVNLTTSLGSSLVNTLYILDEPSIGLHPRDTDRLIQILERLRDIGNTVVVVEHDPEVIRAADEIIDLGPGAGENGGAVVYQGSFKNLTARNGSLTGQYLKGNKAMRVPSHRRAPGGKALILKGASQNNLKNLEVTFPLNLLVCVTGVSGSGKSTLVQDTLYGAIKKKREGYTGFVGKHEGIKGAQLINDVVLVDQSPIGRTPRSNPITYVKIFDEIRKLFASTRDAKIRNLNSGSFSFNVVGGRCEQCEGAGSIKVDMQFLADIYVTCDKCDGKRFTKKVLDAKYKNKNIHDVLEMTIDEAFIFFYDSPRVTKGLKFLQNTGLGYLRLGQPATTLSGGESQRLKIAAYLAQENPDTMLFIFDEPTIGLHMDDVQKLLKCFQGLIQAGHSLIVVEHNLDVIKSADYIIDLGPEAGSAGGYLVGCGTPEEISRIAASHTGRYLKPYFS, encoded by the coding sequence TCCGGCAAGTCCAGCCTTGCATTCGATACCCTCTTTGCGGAAGGGCAAAGACGGTATGTAGAATCATTTTCTGCCTATGCGCGCCAGTTCCTGGAAAAGATGGACAAGCCCGATATCGACCACATTGAAGGAATTCCACCGGCAATAGCCATTCAGCAGAAAAATCCGGTCAAAAACCGGCGTTCAACCGTTGGCACCGCCACGGAAATCAATGATTATCTGAGACTGTTATTTGCCCGGATTGGCGAGACCCACTGCGCCGGTTGCAATCGGCACGTTCAGATCGACAGCATTTCCCATATCATGGAAACCGTGCTGTCACTGCCGGAAGGAACGCGGTTTCAGGTTGCCTTTCCGATTAACGTCAGCCAGAAGGTATCAGGGCAGGAGCAGATTGACCTTCTCAGAGAGCGAGGATTGGTGAGGATTCTTGCGGATAGCGCCATCGTTGATATCACCGCAGCGACACCGGACTGGGATATCAGAGATGCAAAGGCTGTTTACGGAATTATTGATCGTCTGACCGTGAAAGACGTGATTAAGGAGCGTCTTGCGGACGCACTGGAAACGGCATATCGCTTTGGCTCCGGGCACCTAAGTGTTTTCCTCAATCTTCAGGGCGCTTCTCTCCATTCCGAAATGCAGGCACAAGGGAACCCGCTGACGATCCAGGGCGCTCCCTGGGTTGAGCTCAAATACAGCAAACAATTCTTGTGCAGTTATTGCGCCCTGGAATATCCCGAACCGGTTCCGGCGTTATTCTCCTTTAACAATCCCATTGGCGCCTGCCCCAACTGTCAGGGCTTTGGCTTCACGATTGAGATTGATATGGATAGCGTCATACCGGATAAGGAAAAGACGCTGAACGAGGGGGCAATTGCCCCGTGGAACACGCCCACGTACCGATCCATGTATGAGGCGCTGGAAAAGGCGTCGGCCGGACACCACATCCCGCTGGAGACGCCCTTCCGCAAGCTGACGAAAGAGCAGGTAACGCTGATTTGGGAAGGAGCGGAAGATTTCTGCGGTATTCGCGGCTTTTTTGCATGGCTGGAACAGCGAAAATATAAGATGCATGTCCGTGTGTTTTTGAGTAAATACCGGGGATATACCGTATGCCCCGTTTGCAACGGAAAGCGCCTGAAGAGCCAGGCGCTGAATGTGACCATAAACCAGAAAAACATCGCGGACGTTTGTGCGATGACAATTGACGATGCATGTCAATTCTTCGCAGGGCTTCAGCTTACGGAATATGAAAAAACGATTGCGCATGTGTTGTTGCAGGAGATACGAAAACGGCTGGACTACCTCATTAAGGTGGGTCTGGGATATCTCACTCTCGACCGTATGACGCGTACGCTTTCCGGCGGAGAAGCCCAGCGGGTCAATCTTACCACGTCCCTTGGCTCTTCCCTGGTAAATACCCTCTATATCCTGGATGAACCCAGCATTGGTCTCCATCCGCGGGACACCGACCGGTTAATCCAGATACTTGAGCGATTACGGGACATCGGCAATACGGTCGTGGTCGTGGAGCATGATCCGGAGGTTATCAGGGCAGCCGATGAGATCATTGACCTCGGGCCGGGCGCTGGTGAAAATGGCGGCGCAGTTGTTTATCAGGGTTCATTTAAGAATTTAACGGCCCGGAATGGTTCGCTCACGGGGCAGTACTTAAAGGGTAATAAGGCAATGAGGGTTCCTTCACACCGAAGAGCGCCTGGAGGAAAGGCGCTGATTTTGAAAGGCGCCTCACAAAACAATCTGAAGAATCTGGAGGTAACCTTTCCCCTGAACCTGCTGGTGTGCGTTACGGGAGTCTCAGGATCAGGCAAAAGCACCCTCGTCCAGGACACCCTGTATGGGGCAATCAAAAAAAAGCGGGAAGGGTATACGGGGTTCGTGGGAAAACATGAAGGTATTAAAGGCGCACAGCTTATCAATGACGTTGTCCTTGTTGACCAGTCTCCCATCGGGCGCACCCCTCGCTCCAATCCTATAACCTATGTAAAGATATTTGATGAAATCCGGAAACTTTTCGCATCGACGCGGGATGCGAAGATACGCAATCTGAACAGCGGCTCTTTTTCGTTTAACGTCGTGGGAGGCAGGTGCGAACAGTGTGAAGGCGCGGGCTCCATCAAGGTTGACATGCAGTTTCTTGCAGATATCTACGTCACGTGCGATAAGTGCGACGGAAAACGGTTCACGAAGAAGGTGCTTGATGCAAAATATAAAAACAAAAATATCCATGATGTGCTCGAAATGACCATTGATGAGGCCTTCATCTTCTTCTACGATTCTCCCCGTGTCACAAAGGGATTAAAATTTCTTCAAAACACCGGTTTGGGTTATTTGAGGCTAGGACAACCTGCCACGACCTTGTCAGGCGGAGAGTCGCAACGATTAAAGATTGCTGCCTATCTGGCGCAGGAAAATCCTGATACCATGCTTTTTATCTTCGATGAGCCGACTATCGGACTGCATATGGACGACGTTCAAAAACTGCTGAAATGTTTTCAGGGATTGATCCAGGCGGGCCATTCCCTCATTGTCGTGGAACATAATCTCGACGTCATTAAATCTGCCGATTATATCATTGACCTTGGTCCAGAGGCCGGCAGTGCGGGTGGATATCTCGTCGGATGCGGTACGCCGGAAGAGATCTCGCGCATAGCGGCAAGCCACACGGGGAGATACCTGAAACCGTATTTTTCCTGA
- a CDS encoding efflux RND transporter periplasmic adaptor subunit gives MSQKDLLKLTIDKSIKGIRPVRHKKPYYRTALAVIMIAGMVFLYLSGALTPAISVEVASVTRLYPSQALTLLNASGYVVAQRRAAVASKITGRLVALSVEEGSRVKEGEIIARLENEDVLALRNQAVADLSVARFNLLQAKAELNDARVSFRREKDLLAKGITTPAEYDAATARYQKARAAVAGANASIKARAAALQVAKVSLEYTLIRAPFDAVVLTKNADIGDIVTPIGAAANAKAAVVTIADMDSLQVEADVSESNLEMVKMKQPCEIQLDALPGSRFRGEVHMIVPTADRSKATVMVKVRFLENDSRILPEMSAKVAFLSRPIEREEQKPLTAINPGAIVTRNGKHFVFLIQDNRVVQTSIKPGITIGDMIEVLDGVKHDDKIAVKPVNKLRDGSKIKVKNER, from the coding sequence ATGTCACAGAAAGACCTTTTAAAATTAACGATCGATAAGTCGATAAAGGGCATTCGTCCGGTACGCCATAAAAAACCATACTATCGCACGGCGCTGGCAGTGATTATGATTGCAGGAATGGTTTTCCTTTACCTTAGCGGGGCGCTGACGCCGGCGATCTCCGTTGAAGTTGCCAGTGTTACCAGGTTGTACCCCTCTCAGGCCCTTACCTTGTTGAATGCCAGCGGCTACGTGGTAGCCCAGCGCAGGGCCGCTGTGGCTTCCAAAATTACCGGTCGTCTTGTCGCGCTCTCCGTTGAGGAGGGAAGCAGAGTAAAAGAGGGCGAGATCATTGCCCGTCTCGAAAATGAAGACGTCCTTGCCTTGAGGAATCAGGCCGTTGCTGACCTGAGCGTTGCGCGCTTCAACCTTCTGCAGGCAAAAGCCGAACTGAACGATGCACGGGTTTCCTTCCGCCGTGAAAAAGATTTGCTGGCAAAGGGGATCACCACACCGGCGGAATACGATGCGGCCACAGCCCGTTACCAGAAAGCAAGGGCTGCCGTTGCCGGAGCAAACGCCTCCATTAAAGCCAGAGCAGCGGCGCTTCAGGTGGCTAAGGTCTCGTTGGAATATACCCTCATCCGGGCGCCCTTTGATGCCGTGGTCTTAACAAAAAATGCGGATATCGGTGACATCGTTACCCCTATTGGGGCTGCTGCCAACGCAAAGGCTGCCGTTGTCACGATCGCCGACATGGACTCACTCCAGGTTGAGGCGGACGTTTCCGAATCAAATCTGGAAATGGTAAAAATGAAGCAACCCTGTGAGATACAGCTTGACGCCCTGCCGGGGTCCCGCTTCCGGGGGGAGGTGCACATGATTGTGCCAACCGCCGACCGGAGCAAGGCGACGGTCATGGTCAAGGTGCGTTTTCTTGAAAACGACAGCCGTATCCTGCCTGAAATGAGCGCAAAGGTTGCTTTCCTCTCCCGGCCAATCGAAAGGGAAGAGCAAAAACCCCTGACGGCCATCAATCCGGGCGCAATTGTAACCCGGAACGGCAAACATTTTGTTTTTCTCATACAAGACAACCGCGTGGTGCAAACTTCAATTAAACCGGGAATTACGATCGGGGATATGATCGAAGTCCTTGACGGTGTAAAGCACGACGACAAGATAGCGGTTAAACCGGTAAACAAATTGAGAGACGGTTCAAAGATAAAGGTAAAGAATGAAAGATAA